A single Pseudomonas sp. DC1.2 DNA region contains:
- a CDS encoding DMT family transporter, producing the protein MSTLHWAGLLLLAVIAGAVVPFQSAINANLGRGLGHPLWATLASLLVSIVVLLPVILALRLPLPSLAFISKAPAWMWTGGAFGVCFISLALMLLPKLGASGFIALALAGQIVASLVLDHFGLFGLLERQMTLPRVFGAMLLIAGVALIQFSATPAKNLLPAG; encoded by the coding sequence ATGAGTACGTTGCATTGGGCGGGTCTGTTACTGCTGGCCGTCATCGCCGGTGCGGTGGTGCCCTTTCAGAGCGCGATCAACGCCAATCTGGGGCGCGGTCTGGGTCACCCGTTGTGGGCGACCCTCGCGTCGTTGCTGGTCAGTATCGTGGTGCTGCTGCCCGTGATTTTGGCACTGCGCTTACCGTTGCCGTCACTGGCGTTTATCAGCAAAGCGCCTGCGTGGATGTGGACCGGCGGGGCGTTCGGTGTGTGCTTTATTTCCTTGGCGTTGATGCTGCTGCCGAAACTGGGCGCATCGGGATTTATTGCCTTGGCGCTGGCTGGGCAGATTGTGGCGTCGCTGGTGCTCGACCACTTCGGGCTGTTTGGGTTGTTGGAGAGGCAGATGACATTGCCGCGCGTGTTTGGGGCGATGTTGTTGATAGCCGGTGTTGCACTGATTCAGTTCAGTGCAACGCCGGCGAAGAACCTGCTGCCCGCAGGTTGA
- a CDS encoding LysR substrate-binding domain-containing protein translates to MHQMNDLRRIDLNLLVILDALLNEQHVTRAAERLHLSQPAVSHALARLRDLLGDPLLVRTGASLVATPRALELIAPLAEALAQVQSLLTPNTFDPATTQRRFRLAMSDYGAAIVLPGLSRTLRREAPGIDLQISHASREGMLDGVLNGDIDVALGVFPELPNELRSTPLFEERYACLLDRNSLPADGVLDLPTYLARPHVLLEMRGSGTPEIERALTTLRERRRVAISLPHWSVAPQLISGTDLILTVASRGLRNLHEQSLVVVPPPFPIPSFTFVLVWHKRRGGDQALNWLNGQIERGLIDV, encoded by the coding sequence ATGCATCAGATGAATGATCTTCGGCGCATCGACCTTAATCTGTTAGTGATCCTCGATGCGTTGCTCAACGAGCAGCACGTGACCCGTGCCGCGGAGCGCTTGCACCTGAGTCAGCCGGCCGTTAGTCATGCCTTGGCACGGTTGCGCGATCTGCTTGGTGACCCTTTGCTGGTGCGGACGGGTGCCAGCCTGGTGGCCACACCTCGAGCCCTGGAGTTGATCGCGCCCCTCGCCGAAGCGTTGGCTCAGGTGCAGTCGTTGCTGACGCCCAACACCTTTGACCCGGCCACGACCCAGCGCAGGTTTCGCCTCGCGATGTCTGACTACGGCGCCGCCATCGTCCTGCCGGGGCTGAGCCGCACCCTGCGTCGGGAAGCACCGGGAATTGATCTGCAAATCAGCCACGCCAGCCGCGAAGGCATGCTCGACGGTGTGCTCAATGGCGACATCGATGTGGCGCTCGGGGTCTTTCCGGAGTTGCCGAACGAACTGCGCAGCACGCCCTTATTCGAGGAGCGCTACGCCTGCCTTTTGGACCGCAACAGCCTGCCCGCTGATGGCGTGCTCGACTTACCGACCTACCTGGCTCGCCCCCATGTTCTGTTGGAAATGCGCGGCAGCGGTACCCCGGAAATCGAACGAGCCCTGACGACCCTGCGCGAGCGTCGTCGGGTGGCGATCAGTTTGCCCCACTGGAGCGTCGCGCCGCAGCTCATCAGTGGCACCGATCTGATCCTGACAGTCGCCTCGCGGGGGCTGCGCAACTTGCATGAACAGTCATTGGTCGTCGTCCCACCGCCGTTTCCTATTCCATCATTTACGTTTGTGCTGGTGTGGCACAAACGGCGGGGTGGGGATCAAGCGTTGAACTGGTTGAATGGGCAGATTGAGCGGGGTTTAATCGACGTTTGA
- the fos gene encoding fosfomycin resistance glutathione transferase, which yields MLTGFNHLTLAVTDMNRSVAFYKDLLQLSLDATWDSGAYLSLPGLWLCLSLDTQRTSRPDYTHYAFSISAADLPGFVERLQAANVRAWRDNRSEGASFYFLDPDGHKLEAHVGDRISRLEACRQRPYAGMKFFDAD from the coding sequence ATGCTCACCGGCTTCAACCACCTGACCCTCGCCGTCACTGACATGAACCGCAGCGTGGCGTTCTATAAGGATCTATTGCAACTGAGCCTTGACGCTACTTGGGACTCGGGTGCCTATCTCTCGTTGCCGGGCTTGTGGCTATGCCTTTCCCTCGACACGCAACGCACCTCCAGGCCTGACTATACGCATTACGCGTTCAGTATCAGCGCTGCAGATTTGCCGGGGTTCGTCGAGCGCCTGCAAGCGGCCAATGTTCGAGCATGGCGTGATAATCGCAGCGAAGGCGCTTCGTTTTATTTTCTCGACCCGGACGGTCACAAACTCGAAGCCCATGTCGGTGATCGGATCTCGCGCCTGGAGGCCTGCCGACAACGACCGTATGCGGGGATGAAGTTCTTCGATGCGGATTAA
- a CDS encoding general stress protein yields MPTAKKSNPGNFANDRMKASEAGRKGGKTTTATVEKDPAKSEIGRKGGQASR; encoded by the coding sequence ATGCCGACTGCAAAAAAATCGAATCCGGGAAATTTCGCTAACGATCGAATGAAGGCGTCTGAAGCCGGTCGCAAAGGTGGGAAAACGACCACCGCTACGGTAGAAAAAGACCCTGCGAAATCCGAGATCGGCCGCAAAGGTGGCCAGGCATCTCGGTGA
- a CDS encoding DUF4142 domain-containing protein, producing MNRMATRLCNASFVAVLGLCASSAFAQSPADFINDASAKGVADIEASRLAHQKTESKEIKDYTIVVINDRTTANQHLAKIAKQLHLPVAPREEVVDKAKALMPHVKDGVTFDQAYAASQVKTNQEAIDQLQQEAQATDVPEIKAFAQETLPKLQNHLQMAKALQASL from the coding sequence ATGAACCGGATGGCCACCCGATTGTGTAATGCCAGTTTTGTCGCGGTGTTGGGTTTGTGTGCCAGCAGTGCGTTTGCCCAGTCACCTGCTGACTTCATTAACGATGCGTCGGCCAAAGGCGTGGCCGACATCGAAGCCAGTCGTCTTGCGCACCAGAAAACCGAGTCCAAGGAAATCAAGGACTACACCATTGTGGTGATTAATGACCGCACCACGGCGAATCAGCACTTGGCGAAAATCGCCAAGCAATTGCATCTGCCGGTAGCGCCGAGGGAGGAAGTTGTCGATAAGGCCAAAGCCTTGATGCCGCACGTGAAGGACGGTGTGACCTTTGATCAGGCCTACGCTGCCAGCCAAGTGAAAACCAATCAGGAAGCCATCGATCAGCTTCAACAAGAAGCGCAGGCCACTGACGTGCCGGAAATCAAAGCGTTCGCGCAAGAAACGCTGCCAAAATTGCAAAACCATCTGCAAATGGCCAAGGCGCTGCAAGCCTCTTTGTAG
- a CDS encoding low affinity iron permease family protein — protein sequence MKFSNISQALSLWAGSPKTFMVAVALIIVWAMTGPAFHYNDTWQLIINTSTTIITFLMVFLIQNTQNRDNEILHLKIDELLRATADAQNAMLGLDGKSLKELQALKKQYRAMGENHTVSLEEAPESGQQKQDLNQC from the coding sequence ATGAAATTCTCGAACATCTCTCAAGCGCTTTCCCTGTGGGCCGGCAGCCCGAAGACATTTATGGTCGCGGTAGCGCTCATCATCGTTTGGGCAATGACCGGGCCAGCGTTTCACTACAACGATACCTGGCAACTGATCATTAACACGTCAACGACGATCATCACGTTCCTGATGGTGTTCCTGATTCAGAACACGCAAAACCGTGACAACGAAATTTTGCACCTGAAGATTGATGAACTACTGCGGGCCACTGCCGACGCCCAGAACGCGATGTTGGGGCTGGATGGCAAAAGCCTCAAAGAACTGCAAGCGCTCAAAAAGCAGTACCGGGCAATGGGCGAAAACCATACAGTTTCACTGGAAGAGGCGCCTGAGTCAGGTCAACAAAAGCAGGATTTGAATCAGTGCTGA
- a CDS encoding inclusion body family protein, with protein sequence MSQVTDVLVSIDTETILKNYPDISKNPAAPTLIDFKHVYMVTHNNHVISGQAGDELDLKADVGDLIRWRETSVSQSFETAVIFYKFVGHQGNHLISPPSPRRATACIAVPNVSNPSEPSCQKIDNHYWCSETLSSGQVTYQFHFLIVDRDCKIAGCCSWSPLISIHN encoded by the coding sequence ATGTCCCAAGTCACGGATGTGCTTGTTTCTATCGACACCGAAACCATTCTGAAAAACTACCCCGACATCAGTAAAAATCCCGCAGCGCCGACACTCATCGACTTCAAGCACGTGTACATGGTGACCCATAACAACCATGTGATCAGCGGCCAGGCCGGGGATGAACTGGACCTCAAGGCCGACGTCGGCGACTTGATTCGCTGGCGTGAAACCAGCGTGTCCCAAAGCTTCGAAACCGCAGTGATTTTCTACAAATTCGTCGGTCACCAGGGGAATCACCTGATCTCCCCACCCTCGCCGCGCAGGGCCACAGCCTGCATTGCAGTGCCCAACGTCAGCAACCCGTCCGAGCCCAGTTGCCAGAAAATCGACAACCATTACTGGTGTTCGGAAACCCTGTCGAGTGGCCAAGTGACCTACCAATTCCACTTCCTGATCGTTGATCGCGACTGCAAGATCGCAGGCTGCTGCTCATGGAGCCCGCTCATCTCGATCCATAACTGA
- a CDS encoding YXWGXW repeat-containing protein, producing the protein MLLRYMALLALVVAASGCVQERVVHDRRPVQREYVEVIAPQPPPERIIEVEPAGRPGYVWSRGYWRWDGGRYAAVHGHWVPERQGYRYVHPHWEQRNDGWHWQQGGWAN; encoded by the coding sequence ATGTTGTTACGCTATATGGCGTTGCTGGCGCTGGTGGTTGCGGCTTCCGGTTGTGTGCAAGAGCGTGTTGTTCATGATCGCCGTCCGGTGCAGCGTGAATACGTCGAAGTTATTGCGCCGCAGCCACCACCGGAGCGAATAATCGAAGTCGAGCCTGCCGGTCGGCCAGGTTACGTTTGGTCTCGGGGCTACTGGCGTTGGGACGGCGGTCGATATGCCGCAGTTCACGGTCACTGGGTGCCGGAGCGCCAAGGTTATCGGTACGTGCATCCGCATTGGGAGCAACGTAACGATGGCTGGCATTGGCAGCAGGGAGGCTGGGCCAACTAA
- the tam gene encoding trans-aconitate 2-methyltransferase, which produces MSWSAKQYVAFEDERTRPARDLLAAIAATDARSIVDIGCGPGNSTELLLERFPDAVVRGLDSSIDMIEAARKRLPHVQFDTADIDTWSESAAFDVIFANAVLQWLPDHARLLPSLVARLSKGGSLAIQMPDNLNEPSHRLMRDVAAQGPWASKLAGAARLRTAMATASAYYSILRPHCARVDVWRTTYYHPLAGGASGVVEWFKGSGLRPFLDPLDEAQRAQYLKHYQAAIEQAYPALEEGAVLLPFPRLFIIATR; this is translated from the coding sequence ATGAGTTGGTCCGCCAAACAGTACGTCGCTTTTGAAGATGAGCGCACGCGCCCTGCACGAGATCTGCTGGCCGCAATTGCCGCAACTGACGCGCGTTCGATCGTCGATATCGGTTGCGGTCCTGGCAATTCCACCGAGCTGTTGTTGGAGCGCTTCCCCGATGCGGTGGTCCGTGGGCTGGACAGTTCGATCGATATGATCGAAGCCGCCCGTAAACGCTTGCCGCACGTGCAGTTCGACACCGCCGACATCGACACCTGGAGCGAATCCGCTGCATTCGATGTGATTTTCGCCAATGCGGTGTTGCAGTGGCTTCCCGACCACGCCAGGTTATTGCCGTCATTGGTCGCCCGACTTTCAAAAGGTGGCAGCCTGGCGATTCAAATGCCCGATAACCTCAATGAGCCGTCGCACCGTTTGATGCGTGATGTCGCAGCCCAGGGCCCATGGGCAAGCAAACTGGCGGGCGCTGCGAGACTGCGCACGGCCATGGCAACGGCCAGCGCCTACTATTCGATACTGCGTCCACACTGCGCGCGCGTCGATGTGTGGCGCACCACCTACTATCATCCGTTGGCAGGCGGCGCGTCGGGCGTGGTCGAGTGGTTCAAGGGCAGCGGTTTGCGACCCTTCCTCGATCCATTGGACGAGGCGCAGCGAGCGCAGTACCTCAAGCACTACCAAGCGGCCATCGAACAGGCTTATCCGGCGTTGGAGGAGGGGGCGGTGTTACTGCCATTTCCGCGATTGTTCATTATCGCGACCCGCTAG
- a CDS encoding methyl-accepting chemotaxis protein: MHEMASTVQEVARNTTDASAAATLAEEQARHGGAVVKQATMQISELSQAIEALGSAMSVLAQDSEQIGKVIDVIKAVAEQTNLLALNAAIEAARAGEQGRGFAVVADEVRSLAQRTQDSTKEIETLILALQQGTQAASALMLSSRERTLDTVVLAQKAEQAITEINESIGTIQEMSLQISAAAEQQSAVADEINRSILSVRDVADQSAVASEESAAATIELASLGNDLKQMTAHFRT; encoded by the coding sequence ATGCATGAAATGGCTTCTACCGTTCAGGAAGTTGCCCGCAATACCACCGACGCCTCAGCCGCTGCGACCCTGGCCGAAGAGCAGGCACGTCACGGAGGCGCGGTGGTCAAGCAGGCCACGATGCAGATCAGCGAACTTTCTCAGGCAATCGAAGCATTGGGCAGCGCCATGAGCGTCCTCGCTCAGGACAGTGAACAGATCGGTAAAGTTATTGACGTCATCAAAGCGGTCGCCGAACAAACCAATTTGCTGGCCCTGAACGCCGCCATCGAAGCCGCACGCGCGGGTGAGCAAGGCCGTGGATTCGCGGTGGTCGCAGACGAAGTGCGTTCACTCGCCCAGCGCACGCAAGATTCGACCAAGGAAATTGAAACCCTGATTCTCGCCTTGCAGCAAGGCACGCAAGCGGCCTCTGCGCTGATGCTCTCCAGCCGCGAGCGGACACTGGACACGGTTGTTTTGGCGCAAAAAGCCGAACAAGCCATCACCGAAATCAACGAGTCCATTGGCACGATCCAGGAAATGAGCCTGCAAATTTCTGCCGCCGCTGAACAACAGAGCGCCGTGGCCGATGAGATTAATCGCAGCATCCTGAGCGTGCGTGACGTGGCCGATCAGTCCGCGGTAGCGAGTGAAGAGAGTGCCGCTGCGACGATTGAATTAGCGTCGCTGGGGAACGATTTAAAGCAGATGACGGCGCATTTCAGGACTTGA
- a CDS encoding glutathione S-transferase family protein, producing the protein MTNKPRIYTSPSAFPNPQRLRLFLHEKGIADQFEEFIYDMAPGGDQRKWPHTKMNPWGETPTLALAENTYLSETGAIVRYLDTLHPGRKITGDTALKQGLDTMWENRIWTHVLYRIVTMFHVQHQGLGSKLELTHNPQWGEHCRKEALMHSALIDRHLADGRPWMLGDDEPTFADITLCTAIAFSKFPVNATPLDERFEHIDAFWKRWQARSAFKAAYADKRSGIPELDA; encoded by the coding sequence ATGACTAATAAGCCGCGCATCTACACGTCCCCCTCTGCATTTCCTAATCCTCAGCGCCTGCGCCTGTTCCTGCATGAAAAGGGAATTGCGGATCAATTCGAGGAGTTCATCTATGACATGGCGCCGGGTGGTGATCAGCGCAAATGGCCGCATACGAAGATGAACCCGTGGGGCGAAACGCCAACGTTGGCGCTGGCTGAAAATACCTATCTCTCAGAAACCGGCGCGATCGTGCGCTATCTGGATACCCTGCATCCGGGTCGAAAAATCACCGGGGATACCGCGCTGAAACAGGGGCTGGACACGATGTGGGAAAACCGTATCTGGACCCACGTCCTGTACCGGATTGTCACGATGTTTCACGTGCAGCACCAAGGCTTGGGTTCAAAACTGGAGCTGACCCATAACCCGCAATGGGGGGAGCACTGCCGTAAAGAGGCGTTGATGCATTCGGCGCTGATTGACCGTCATCTTGCCGATGGCCGCCCTTGGATGCTCGGCGACGATGAGCCGACTTTTGCCGATATCACGCTGTGTACCGCGATTGCATTTTCGAAGTTTCCAGTCAACGCAACGCCTCTGGACGAACGATTCGAACACATCGATGCGTTTTGGAAACGTTGGCAGGCACGAAGCGCTTTCAAAGCAGCCTATGCCGATAAACGAAGCGGTATTCCAGAGCTTGATGCCTGA
- a CDS encoding alpha/beta hydrolase — MRPEIAVLDIQGQYRVYTEFYRADAAEKTIILVNGSMATTASFAQTVKNLHPQFNVVCYDQPYAGKSKAHNRHEKLLTKEVEGQILLELIDHFAAEHVLSFSWGGAATLVALAQRPRRIEKAVISSFSPEINAHMLDYLERGVDYLGCRDGDRVGNLVNSTIGKHLPSLFKRFNYRHVSNLAEHEYGQMHFHINDLLHSDRQCFLKAAENINVPVLFINGEWDEYTAAEGARLFANHVQQATFSTLQATGHFLDMEHKTACRDSQNALLGFLKPTPQVSRTRYQYVQHQHALAI; from the coding sequence ATGAGGCCAGAAATCGCTGTGCTGGATATACAGGGTCAGTATCGGGTTTACACGGAGTTCTATCGCGCAGACGCCGCAGAGAAGACCATTATTCTGGTTAACGGCTCGATGGCCACGACAGCGTCGTTTGCACAGACCGTGAAAAACCTTCATCCGCAGTTCAACGTTGTTTGCTACGACCAGCCCTATGCGGGCAAGTCAAAAGCCCACAACCGGCATGAGAAATTGCTCACCAAGGAAGTCGAAGGGCAGATATTGCTGGAGCTGATCGACCACTTCGCCGCTGAACACGTGCTGTCTTTTTCCTGGGGGGGCGCAGCCACCTTGGTCGCCCTCGCCCAACGGCCACGGCGCATCGAAAAAGCCGTGATCAGTTCGTTCTCCCCGGAGATCAACGCGCACATGCTCGATTACCTTGAGCGCGGCGTCGACTACCTGGGCTGCCGAGACGGCGACCGGGTCGGCAACCTGGTCAACAGCACCATCGGCAAACACCTGCCGTCGCTGTTTAAACGCTTCAACTATCGTCACGTAAGCAACCTGGCCGAGCATGAGTACGGGCAGATGCACTTCCACATCAACGACCTGTTGCACAGTGACCGTCAGTGTTTTCTCAAGGCTGCCGAGAACATCAACGTACCGGTGCTGTTCATCAATGGCGAATGGGACGAATACACCGCCGCCGAGGGCGCCCGGTTATTCGCCAACCATGTGCAACAGGCCACCTTCAGTACCCTGCAAGCCACTGGGCACTTCCTCGACATGGAACACAAAACCGCCTGCCGAGATAGCCAAAACGCCCTGCTGGGTTTTCTGAAGCCGACGCCGCAGGTCAGCCGAACACGCTACCAATATGTCCAGCACCAGCATGCACTGGCCATCTGA
- a CDS encoding pseudouridine synthase — MRVDRFLSNLPRFNRQQVRLLLAEKRVRIDAKVVSDPHAEVLEFSRVEVDDEVLQAGKPARYFMLHKPPGCVSATRDPQHPTVLDLIDEPDKDDLHIAGRLDFNTTGLMLLTNDGSWSRRLTQPQTKLPKVYYVETEQDIGPEYAIKFSEGLYFAFEDLTTQPAELLLLGAKSARLSIVEGRYHQVKRMFGHFDNKVLRLHRESMGPLVLDSALKPGEYRMLRTEEIQLI, encoded by the coding sequence ATGCGCGTTGACCGTTTCCTCAGCAACCTGCCGCGTTTCAACCGCCAGCAAGTGCGTCTGTTGCTGGCGGAAAAGCGCGTGCGCATCGACGCCAAAGTCGTCAGCGACCCACACGCAGAGGTGCTGGAGTTCAGCCGTGTGGAAGTCGACGATGAGGTGCTGCAAGCCGGTAAACCCGCGCGCTACTTCATGCTGCACAAGCCGCCAGGCTGCGTCAGCGCGACCCGCGACCCGCAACACCCGACGGTTCTCGACTTGATTGATGAGCCGGACAAGGATGATCTGCACATTGCCGGGCGCCTGGACTTCAACACCACGGGGCTCATGCTACTCACCAACGACGGCAGTTGGTCGCGGCGCCTGACCCAGCCGCAAACCAAACTGCCCAAGGTTTATTACGTCGAGACCGAACAGGACATTGGCCCAGAGTATGCGATCAAGTTCAGCGAAGGGCTGTACTTCGCCTTTGAAGACCTGACGACTCAACCTGCCGAACTGTTGCTGCTGGGAGCAAAATCAGCGCGACTGAGCATTGTTGAAGGTCGTTATCACCAAGTGAAGCGGATGTTCGGCCACTTCGACAATAAAGTGCTGCGTCTGCACCGTGAAAGCATGGGCCCGCTGGTGCTCGACAGCGCGCTGAAACCGGGCGAATACCGCATGCTGCGCACCGAAGAGATCCAATTGATCTAA
- a CDS encoding cysteine-rich CWC family protein, with protein MKKPDLCPACGAPNDCSLADPRTADRACWCFGVNIDPAVLEALPVELRDIACLCPRCAQVEVQLQAAGRRIP; from the coding sequence ATGAAAAAGCCCGACCTCTGCCCGGCCTGCGGCGCACCCAACGACTGTAGTCTGGCCGACCCGCGAACCGCCGACCGTGCCTGTTGGTGCTTCGGCGTCAACATTGACCCGGCGGTGCTCGAAGCCCTGCCGGTCGAGCTGCGGGACATCGCCTGCCTATGCCCTCGTTGCGCGCAGGTCGAGGTACAGTTGCAAGCGGCCGGTCGACGGATCCCGTAA
- a CDS encoding diguanylate cyclase, producing the protein MPLRSPLYSQRSLVLTLIALLGAGFLATSFLSYYASRASIRDNIVNTELPLTSDTVYSEIQKDLVRPILISSMMSRDTFMRDWVVNGEHNPDQMTRYLNEVMTHYGAYTAFFISNSSLTYYHAKGVLKQIKADEPRDAWYFRVRDMKKPYEINVDPDMANKDNLTVFINYKVYDYNNRFIGAAGVGLTVDAVIKLIDKYQQRYQRSVYFVDTFGRLVLTGAEGGPQGARAGLTLGELDSMKTLTSQLPKPHSGSFEYSAQGQAHFLNVRFIPELNWYLFVDKREDGALSDIRQSLYLNLLICLVITLAVLALLNRVIKRYQRKIQAQATLDSLTELPNRRGFDLLAAQAMHEAQREPKPLTALLLDLDHFKALNDTFGHLAGDQVLIGFARDLESCLRHCDIVCRWGGEEFIVLLKDTDGETGLMIAEKIRQHVEKQRYAYHGNELHLTVSIGLTTLQPHETLHTLLSRADHAMYRAKQAGRNRTCVEMPHSIYE; encoded by the coding sequence ATGCCGCTTCGCTCGCCGCTCTATTCCCAACGTTCGTTGGTCCTCACGCTGATAGCGTTACTGGGCGCCGGTTTCCTCGCGACATCTTTTCTCAGTTACTACGCTTCTCGAGCCTCGATCCGCGACAACATCGTCAACACCGAATTGCCACTGACGTCCGACACGGTCTACTCGGAAATCCAGAAAGACCTCGTCAGACCGATCCTGATTTCGTCGATGATGTCCCGCGACACGTTTATGCGCGATTGGGTGGTCAACGGCGAACACAACCCTGACCAGATGACTCGCTACCTCAACGAGGTGATGACGCACTACGGCGCCTACACCGCGTTTTTCATCTCCAACAGCAGCCTGACCTACTACCACGCCAAAGGCGTGCTCAAGCAAATCAAGGCCGACGAGCCTCGGGATGCCTGGTACTTCCGCGTTCGCGACATGAAAAAACCCTACGAGATCAACGTCGATCCGGACATGGCCAACAAAGACAACCTGACCGTCTTCATCAACTACAAGGTCTACGACTACAACAATCGTTTCATCGGCGCCGCCGGTGTCGGTCTGACGGTCGATGCGGTGATCAAACTCATCGACAAGTACCAACAGCGCTACCAACGCAGCGTGTATTTCGTCGACACTTTTGGCCGTCTGGTACTCACCGGTGCCGAGGGCGGTCCCCAAGGCGCCAGGGCCGGCCTGACGCTGGGGGAACTCGACAGCATGAAAACCCTGACCAGCCAGTTGCCCAAACCCCACAGCGGCAGCTTCGAATATTCCGCCCAGGGCCAGGCACATTTCCTCAATGTGCGGTTCATTCCAGAGCTGAACTGGTACCTGTTCGTCGATAAGCGCGAAGACGGCGCGCTCAGTGACATTCGCCAGTCGCTGTACCTCAATCTGCTGATCTGCCTAGTGATCACGTTGGCTGTACTGGCCTTGCTCAATCGGGTGATCAAACGCTACCAGCGTAAGATTCAGGCCCAGGCCACCCTCGACAGCCTGACCGAACTGCCCAACCGTCGCGGCTTTGATCTATTGGCCGCGCAAGCGATGCATGAGGCTCAGCGCGAACCGAAACCGCTGACAGCATTGCTGCTCGACCTGGACCATTTCAAGGCGTTGAACGATACCTTCGGCCACTTGGCGGGTGATCAGGTGCTGATCGGTTTCGCCAGGGACCTGGAGAGTTGCCTGCGCCACTGCGACATCGTCTGCCGGTGGGGCGGTGAGGAATTTATCGTGCTGCTTAAGGACACCGACGGTGAGACCGGCCTGATGATCGCCGAAAAAATTCGTCAGCATGTAGAAAAGCAACGTTATGCCTACCACGGTAACGAACTGCATCTGACCGTGAGTATCGGCCTGACCACCCTGCAACCGCATGAAACCTTGCACACGCTGCTGTCTCGGGCAGATCATGCAATGTACCGGGCGAAGCAAGCCGGCCGTAACCGTACCTGCGTGGAAATGCCCCACTCCATTTATGAATAA